CTTCGTAAAAGTTAAAGGTTTTGTAATTGGTTAAGGTAAAATTATCGGTTGCTTCTATGTTCGAGACGCGGGCCGCGCTGCAACCCCATAAGCCAGTTAAAACTAAAAGAACAAAAAATATATTTTTCATAGCTTTATCAATCAGAATAAAACAAAACGGACGTATCTGGCTTTAATACGAAATTGCCCGAGGGAGTTTGCCGAATAAATACGGAATCCAGAAATGGGAAAATTTAAAAAAGCAGATGTAGCGTAGTTCTAAGTATGACCAAACTTTCAAAAGCATTTTACACGCGCCCGGATGTGGTGCAAATTAGCCGGGAGCTGATTGGAAAATACATTTTTACCCGAATCGATGGCGTATTAACCGGTGGCAGAATAGTAGAAACCGAGGCGTATTGCGGCGAAAACGATATGGCCTGTCATTCGCACAGCGGCCGCCGGACCGCCCGCACCGAAATCATGTTTCAGGAAGGCGGCGTGGCCTACGTGTATCTAATTTATGGCATTTACTGTTTGTTTAACATTATCACCAACGTGGCCGAAAAAGCCGATGCCGTGTTAATCCGGGCCATTGAACCCACCGAAGGTATTCCGGAAATGCTGTTGCGCCGCAACCACACCCAGGTTACACCCAAACTTACCGCCGGACCGGGCCTGGTTACTTTGGCCTTGGGAATATCTAAAAAACACTACGGTACCGATTTAACCAGTGATTTAATTTGGCTGGAAGATCGTGGTGAAACAATACCGGAAGATCAGCTAATTGCGAGCCCACGGGTAGGCGTGGATTATGCCGGTGAAGATGCTTTACTACCCTGGCGTTTCCGACTAAAAAACAGCCGCTGGACCAGCAAGGCTAAGTAAATTAGAATTAAAAAGTCGTTTGTGAAGATACAAACGACGGCAGGTGCGACGGCACATGGGGCTTAGTAAAACAAAATTTTGAAGGAGTGGGTGTTTGCTTAATCAACAGCATTGCTTGTGGGCAGTGCTTTCACGGCCATCTTTTGAGTAGGTCTTGAAAATTTAAAAATAGTTAAGGGTAACCTTTAAAGAAGGGAAATAATTTTAAAATTGCTTCTTACACGAAGAAAAATGAACCGCCCTGGTGGTGTCTTCACCAACCAGCTATGCCCAAAACTAGAGGCGGTTTACGAGGAAAAATGCGGCAGGAATAGTTTTGAATTTAATGAAACCATTCCATACAGCTTATTACTATTCTTTTTGATAATGACTAAAATATAAGCATTAGTCTTTACATCTTCCATTTGCGGGCAATGTTGTGCGCCGTTTCGATCATGTACGGTTCCCAGGTTTCAATCTGCCAATCGGAGTGGGCGAGCGATGAGGTTTGCAGCCTCTGGATGGCTTCTTCGGCTGAACTTGCATTTTCTAAAATACGGGATAAATGTACTTGCTGGGCTGCTAAAGTTTTATCTTCTATGGGGTGCTCTGCGATGCTGAGCGACAACGGAAGGAAATCTTTAGCCGGATTAGTTCTTAATTTCTGGTTCTTTCGCTGGAGAATAGCCTCCATTTTTAAAAAGTCGGCATAAAACAATTGCTTGCTTTCTTCGCTTTTCAGAGCGTTGCCTAATTGTTCCAGTACCACAAATTTCAGGTTAGGGCA
The sequence above is a segment of the Adhaeribacter swui genome. Coding sequences within it:
- a CDS encoding DNA-3-methyladenine glycosylase; the protein is MTKLSKAFYTRPDVVQISRELIGKYIFTRIDGVLTGGRIVETEAYCGENDMACHSHSGRRTARTEIMFQEGGVAYVYLIYGIYCLFNIITNVAEKADAVLIRAIEPTEGIPEMLLRRNHTQVTPKLTAGPGLVTLALGISKKHYGTDLTSDLIWLEDRGETIPEDQLIASPRVGVDYAGEDALLPWRFRLKNSRWTSKAK